The Ovis canadensis isolate MfBH-ARS-UI-01 breed Bighorn chromosome 13, ARS-UI_OviCan_v2, whole genome shotgun sequence genome includes a region encoding these proteins:
- the OCSTAMP gene encoding osteoclast stimulatory transmembrane protein translates to MRPPRGTLEHLIRTRWRYWYLGLRKALALLQATWIAYSKPIPASCGQLLTQVLLCGALALAAASLTYCWLASSLLYPLGPSAVVATVCGLLAFLGLVLVPPARCLFALSVPTLGTEQGRRLLLSWSTATLTIAVVPNVLANLRAAGQVLRCVTEGSLESLLNTTHWLQTGSQALGPDGQAGSQGLTLQAQGDSAAAFRLHVLRVTQQVLEDFSSLESSARVVALGTQRVVTGLFMLGLLLDSAWYLHCYLTDLRFDNIYATRQLTQRLAEVGATHLTASPPAWLLWAARPRLSQAELLSCLVRLGLFTLLLLAMAVTVALDHVAFLLAQAAVGWARELPAVPVTLTIKYDAKYTVLGFIPFLFNQPPPENPYLSAHNSFQWELRFTAPGCPLLPAQRPHTAALLAAGALQLVACSTVLLETYARRLRHSIAASFFRTQEARRVRHLHARLQRRYDRHRGQPAQPQDASSCS, encoded by the exons GTGGAGATACTGGTACCTGGGGCTCCGCAAGGCCCTTGCCCTGCTGCAGGCCACCTGGATTGCCTACTCAAAGCCCATCCCAGCCAGCTGTGGCCAGCTGCTGACCCAGGTCCTCCTGTGTGGTGCCCTGGCCCTTGCTGCCGCAAGTCTGACCTACTGCTGGCTGGCGTCCTCGCTGCTTTATCCTCTCGGGCCCTCGGCCGTAGTGGCCACTGTCTGCGGCCTCCTGGCCTTCCTGGGGCTGGTCCTGGTGCCCCCCGCCCGCTGCCTGTTTGCGCTCAGTGTGCCCACGCTGGGCACAGAGCAAGGCCGCCGGCTTCTTCTGTCCTGGAGCACCGCCACCCTGACCATCGCCGTGGTGCCCAATGTCCTGGCCAACCTGCGTGCCGCTGGGCAGGTGCTGAGGTGCGTCACGGAGGGCTCCTTGGAGAGTCTGCTCAACACCACTCACTGGCTGCAGACAGGATCCCAGGCCCTGGGCCCTGATGGCCAGGCGGGCAGCCAAGGCCTGACGCTCCAGGCCCAGGGTGACAGCGCCGCTGCTTTCCGGCTCCATGTGCTCAGGGTCACCCAGCAGGTCCTGGAGGACTTCTCTAGCCTGGAGTCCTCAGCCCGGGTGGTAGCACTGGGGACCCAGAGGGTGGTCACTGGGCTCTTTATGCTGGGCCTCCTGTTGGACTCAGCCTGGTACCTCCACTGCTACCTGACCGACCTGCGGTTTGATAACATCTATGCCACCCGGCAGCTGACTCAGCGGCTGGCAGAGGTCGGGGCCACCCACCTGACGGCCTCCCCTCCAGCCTGGCTGCTCTGGGCAGCCCGGCCGAGGCTGTCCCAGGCGGAACTGCTGAGCTGTCTGGTGAGGCTGGGGCTGTTCACCCTGCTCCTGCTGGCCATGGCGGTGACGGTGGCCCTGGACCACGTGGCCTTCCTCCTGGCACAGGCAGCCGTGGGCTGGGCTCGGGAGCTGCCCGCTGTGCCCGTCACGCTCACCATCAAGTACGAT GCTAAGTACACCGTCCTGGGCTTCATCCCCTTCCTCTTCAACCAGCCGCCTCCAGAGAACCCTTACCTCTCTGCCCACAACTCTTTCCAGTGGGAGCTGCGCTTCACTGCCCCTGGCTGCCCGCTGCTGCCCGCCCAGCGCCCGCACACGGCCGCGCTCCTGGCTGCAGGTGCCCTGCAGCTCGTGGCTTGCTCCACGGTCCTCCTGGAGACCTATGCCCGCCGCTTGCGGCACAGCATCGCTGCCTCCTTCTTCAGGACCCAGGAGGCCAGGAGGGTCCGCCACCTTCATGCCCGCCTCCAGCGAAGATATGACAGGCACCGAGGCCAGCCAGCACAGCCGCAAGATGCTTCCTCCTGCTCCTGA
- the LOC138416893 gene encoding thyrotropin-releasing hormone receptor-like, which translates to MPRPPLTVQAVTLTLVPLVCAVGVAGNTMVVLVVARSRHMVTSTNCYLVSLAPANLLMLLAAGVPAVTEAASARVWTFGHAGCLGITCLQYVGINASTGSITAFTVERYLAICRPLSAQALCTAAQAKRIAALVWLGTGAYCVLWLFLVDTRETAYADGVQVQCGYRLPRSLYLPVCFLDFALFYALPLGLATVCYALIARVLFAGPLPPGDPGRSGSVHQGGPAGQGRLSSRCRRGALNSRKQVTKMLAVAVVLLTLLWLPYRALVVVNSFLSPPYLNLGFLLFCRLCIYVNSAVNPIVYALMSQRFREAFHGLFQCHLARPKPPPQEASPVYDSVIGDCSQDRLGSWKKPGGVMSIQEGDPATSRRDPPPIYPY; encoded by the exons ATGCCCCGCCCCCCACTGACTGTCCAGGCAGTGACCTTGACCTTGGTGCCCCTCGTGTGCGCCGTGGGGGTGGCGGGCAACACCATGGTGGTCCTGGTGGTGGCCCGGAGCCGCCACATGGTCACGTCCACCAACTGTTACCTGGTGAGCCTGGCCCCTGCGAACCTGCTGATGCTCCTGGCGGCTGGAGTGCCCGCTGTGACCGAGGCGGCCTCCGCCCGGGTTTGGACCTTCGGCCACGCCGGCTGCCTGGGCATCACCTGCCTGCAGTACGTGGGCATCAACGCGTCCACGGGCTCCATCACCGCGTTCACGGTGGAGCGCTACCTCGCCATCTGCCGCCCTCTGAGCGCCCAGGCTCTGTGCACGGCGGCGCAGGCCAAGCGCATCGCGGCGTTGGTGTGGCTGGGCACCGGCGCCTACTGCGTGCTCTGGCTCTTCCTGGTGGACACGCGCGAGACCGCGTACGCCGACGGCGTGCAGGTGCAGTGCGGCTACCGCTTGCCGCGCTCCCTCTACCTGCCTGTCTGCTTCCTGGACTTCGCGCTCTTCTACGCGCTGCCCCTGGGCTTGGCCACCGTGTGCTACGCGCTCATAGCGCGCGTCCTCTTCGCGGGGCCGCTGCCTCCTGGCGACCCGGGACGGTCGGGCTCTGTGCACCAGGGCGGCCCCGCTGGCCAAGGGCGCTTGTCTTCCCGCTGCAGGAGGGGTGCCCTCAACTCCCGGAAGCAG GTCACCAAGATGCTGGCTGTGGCGGTGGTCCTTCTCACTCTGCTGTGGCTGCCCTACCGCGCCCTGGTGGTGGTGAATTCCTTCCTGAGCCCGCCCTACCTCAACCTTGGCTTCCTTCTCTTCTGCCGCCTTTGCATCTATGTGAACAGCGCCGTCAACCCCATCGTCTATGCCCTCATGTCCCAGCGTTTCCGGGAGGCCTTCCATGGACTGTTTCAGTGCCACCTGGCCCGGCCCAAGCCCCCGCCCCAGGAGGCCAGCCCTGTTTATGACAGCGTCATCGGAGACTGTTCCCAGGACAGATTGGGCTCTTGGAAGAAACCAGGGGGTGTGATGTCCATACAGGAAGGGGATCCTGCCACTTCACGGCGAGACCCCCCCCCCATTTACCCCTATTGA